In the Desulfitobacterium hafniense DCB-2 genome, CGCCGACGCGCAGCAATGACGCCATTGGTGCGACCCGGCTTCTGGAGCGCAAGGGCGAAGGGATCACCGGCATCGCCTTCCGGGTGGACGATATTGAGGAGGCTGAGCGCCATTTTGTTGAACGGGGGCTGAAACCGGATGTAAGGATCAACCATAGCGGCATGAAGGAAATCCTCTTCCTGGCCCAGGAGGCTACACACGGCATCGAGATAGCCATCATCGTGCCCCCCTAAAGCGTAGCCCAAGGGTAGCTGCTTTATGGCATTATTCCGGGTTAGTTGTTTTAACGGATAAATTCGTTCTAATGGCAGGGGGGTATTCCTGCAGTGTCGCAACCATGTTGGTCGCAATTTCCAAGGCCTTTTTCCGGTTGACTTCCTTTCGCGCCGTGTCTATCCTGCTCTGGGCAACGAGTGTTTTCAGCATCTCACTATAGGCGCTGATCATGTTGTCGCGGTGCAGGGCAAATTGCTCGTCATACTTCATGCTTTCGGTGTAGGTTTCGGCGGTTGGCTGCACGGTTTTGGGCTGTATTTTTCTCACCTTTGGAGTTACCTTGACGACCGGGACCAGTTCCGTGCTCTGCTTTTTTTCCTGAACAGCCGCCTGCAGTTCTCGTTTGCTCATGTTTTCAACATCATGGCAGGCCAAAAATTCTTCCCGCTCCTCCGCCGGAATTCC is a window encoding:
- a CDS encoding VOC family protein is translated as MRDIHKAKQDMEELLGLEFYGPLDDSGPGLAVALPRRGEPELVAPTRSNDAIGATRLLERKGEGITGIAFRVDDIEEAERHFVERGLKPDVRINHSGMKEILFLAQEATHGIEIAIIVPP
- a CDS encoding DUF3102 domain-containing protein: MDVELSARTPTQIASEINLIKSRTDKIMLQSCVQIGRCLTEAKAMLPYGEWGEWLKEEVSYSQRTANHLMRIYREFGSKSASPGVSLPDSNPDSNLNFSQAVILLGIPAEEREEFLACHDVENMSKRELQAAVQEKKQSTELVPVVKVTPKVRKIQPKTVQPTAETYTESMKYDEQFALHRDNMISAYSEMLKTLVAQSRIDTARKEVNRKKALEIATNMVATLQEYPPAIRTNLSVKTTNPE